In a single window of the Chondrocystis sp. NIES-4102 genome:
- a CDS encoding putative diguanylate cyclase/phosphodiesterase with response regulator — protein MENATIVNNKLSLYTNNILIVDDTPDNLRLLSKTLIQEGYQVRCAVNGSMALLTIEAKIPDIILLDINLPDIDGFEICQRLKKSELTKDIPIIFVSAIDEVFDKVRAFKLGAVDYISKPFQIPEVLSRVNNQIKLQTLRKQLIQKNRLLELEISNRIAAEAEICQLNLELEQKIVNRTSRLRAEITVRKQAQQQLEYLAWHDSLTGLPNRLWLIKKLTEILLLTHKDKSYQFATILLDCHRFKIINDSLGRQAGDKLLTMITERLNSQITNPNILLTHFGEDKFALVIKKIQSQNCPTHLVKQIQQCLSPAFILEHREIFISFNLGIVIADHQYTKPENIFRDAELAIHKAKNSSSYDYKFFDTTLQNNALEILEIETDLHIALQRQEFYLNYQPIICLSSGKIKGFETLVRWNHPKKGFISPIKFIPIAEQTNLILPLGMWVLQQACQQIRIWQDYLNTQSQDFTISVNISAKQFEQEDFIEQLDSIILATGINIKYLKLELTETLLMNNAAVAERVFNQLKARQIQLAIDDFGTGYSSLSYLDRFPVNTLKIDRSFVSRLNEKNQASTIVKATLDLAHNLGFDVVAEGVETEQ, from the coding sequence TAATATTCTGATTGTCGATGATACGCCCGATAATTTACGTTTACTATCCAAAACATTAATTCAAGAAGGTTATCAAGTTCGTTGTGCTGTCAATGGTTCAATGGCTTTATTAACTATTGAAGCTAAAATACCAGATATAATTCTTCTAGATATTAATTTACCTGATATAGATGGATTTGAAATTTGTCAACGCTTAAAGAAATCAGAATTAACTAAAGATATCCCGATTATTTTTGTCAGTGCGATAGATGAAGTTTTTGATAAAGTTAGAGCCTTTAAATTAGGTGCAGTAGACTACATTAGTAAACCTTTTCAAATTCCAGAAGTACTTTCTAGAGTAAATAATCAAATTAAGCTTCAAACACTAAGGAAACAATTAATCCAAAAAAATAGATTACTGGAATTAGAAATTAGTAATCGGATAGCAGCAGAGGCGGAGATATGTCAGTTAAATCTTGAATTAGAACAAAAAATTGTTAACAGAACCTCGCGTTTAAGGGCAGAAATTACTGTTCGTAAACAAGCGCAACAACAATTAGAATATTTAGCTTGGCATGATTCTTTAACAGGACTACCTAATCGTTTATGGTTAATTAAAAAATTAACAGAAATTTTACTACTTACACATAAAGATAAAAGCTATCAATTTGCTACGATTCTTTTAGACTGTCACCGTTTTAAAATCATTAATGATTCTTTAGGTCGTCAAGCAGGAGATAAATTACTGACTATGATTACCGAAAGGTTAAATTCACAAATCACTAATCCTAATATCTTATTGACTCATTTTGGTGAAGATAAATTTGCGCTCGTCATCAAAAAAATTCAAAGTCAAAATTGTCCTACTCATTTAGTTAAACAAATCCAACAATGTTTATCACCAGCATTTATTTTAGAACATAGGGAAATTTTTATATCATTTAATTTGGGTATTGTGATTGCGGATCATCAATATACCAAGCCTGAAAATATTTTTCGGGATGCAGAATTGGCAATTCATAAGGCTAAAAACTCTAGTAGTTATGATTATAAATTTTTTGACACTACCTTACAAAATAATGCTCTTGAAATTTTAGAAATAGAAACTGATCTACATATAGCCTTACAACGCCAAGAATTCTATTTAAACTATCAACCTATAATTTGCTTAAGCTCAGGAAAAATAAAAGGTTTTGAAACTTTGGTGCGTTGGAATCATCCTAAAAAAGGCTTTATCTCACCAATAAAATTTATTCCCATTGCTGAACAAACCAATTTAATTTTACCTTTGGGAATGTGGGTTTTACAACAAGCTTGTCAACAGATTCGTATTTGGCAAGACTACCTAAATACCCAATCTCAAGATTTCACAATTAGTGTTAATATTTCTGCCAAACAATTTGAACAAGAAGACTTTATTGAGCAATTAGATAGCATAATTTTGGCTACTGGTATTAATATTAAATATCTCAAACTAGAACTAACTGAAACCTTGCTAATGAACAATGCTGCGGTCGCTGAACGAGTTTTTAATCAACTCAAAGCTCGCCAAATACAGTTAGCGATCGATGATTTTGGGACTGGGTATTCTTCCCTGAGCTATTTAGATCGTTTTCCTGTTAACACTTTGAAAATTGATCGTTCCTTTGTCAGCCGTTTAAATGAAAAAAATCAGGCTTCTACTATTGTTAAAGCAACCTTAGATTTAGCCCATAACCTAGGCTTTGATGTGGTTGCAGAAGGAGTTGAAACTGAGCAATAA
- a CDS encoding protein RarD, with amino-acid sequence MSSQRLGIIYALLAYGIWGLFPIYWKLLDSVAALEILSHRVIWSTLLLLGVIFAYNYWQQLIKLFLKPKQSLPLLASASVLAFNWGLYIYGVNSDRIVETSLGYFINPLVNVLLGVIILRERLQLGQWVAVMLATFGVGYSIFAVGQIPWIALGLAFSFGMYGLLRKVIVVKPILGLTIETCLLTPVAIAYLSWHNDNHFGENWLITLLLIGCGVVTSFPLFCFNSAVQSLRLSTMGFFQYIAPSLQLLLGIWLYDEPFTRDDIIVFGFIWAALALYSGISVVNSTSKNKLNRK; translated from the coding sequence ATGAGTTCTCAACGTCTTGGGATCATCTATGCACTTTTAGCCTACGGCATTTGGGGACTATTTCCTATTTATTGGAAGCTTTTAGACTCAGTTGCTGCTTTAGAAATTTTAAGTCATCGTGTTATCTGGTCAACATTATTACTGTTGGGGGTTATATTTGCTTACAATTATTGGCAACAATTAATCAAACTATTTCTCAAACCGAAACAATCATTACCTTTACTCGCTTCAGCCAGTGTTTTAGCTTTTAATTGGGGATTATATATTTATGGAGTCAATAGCGATCGCATTGTTGAAACTAGTTTAGGATATTTTATCAATCCTCTAGTTAATGTCCTCCTGGGTGTGATTATTTTACGAGAAAGACTGCAATTAGGACAGTGGGTTGCTGTAATGTTAGCAACTTTTGGCGTAGGGTATTCAATTTTTGCAGTGGGGCAAATTCCTTGGATAGCTTTAGGTTTAGCCTTTTCCTTCGGAATGTATGGACTATTGAGAAAGGTTATTGTAGTCAAACCCATACTAGGATTAACTATAGAAACTTGCCTCCTAACTCCAGTAGCGATCGCCTATTTATCCTGGCACAATGATAATCACTTTGGAGAAAATTGGTTGATCACCCTATTATTAATTGGTTGTGGTGTGGTAACGTCTTTCCCTTTATTTTGCTTCAACAGTGCTGTACAGTCGCTACGACTCTCTACTATGGGTTTTTTTCAATACATCGCGCCTAGCTTGCAATTATTGTTAGGAATTTGGTTATACGATGAACCATTTACTAGAGATGATATTATCGTGTTTGGTTTTATTTGGGCTGCCTTAGCTCTTTACTCTGGTATTTCCGTAGTAAATAGCACTTCAAAAAATAAGCTCAATCGCAAATAA
- the dnaK_1 gene encoding chaperone protein DnaK, with the protein MAKVVGIDLGTTNSCVAVMEGGKPTVIANAEGFRTTPSVVAYAKNGDLLVGQIAKRQAVMNTGNTFYSVKRFIGRKYDEVTNETKEVAYKVLRDNNANVKVDCPAQSKQFAPEEISAQVLRKLIEDASKYLGEKVTQAVITVPAYFNDSQRQATKDAGKIAGVEVLRIINEPTAASLAYGLDKKSNETILVFDLGGGTFDVSVLEVGDGVFEVLATAGDTHLGGDDFDKKIVDFLAEEFQRNEGIDLRKDNQALQRLTEAAEKAKIELSSATQTDINLPFITATQDGPKHLDISLTRAKFEELCSDLIDRCRIPVEQALKDSKLSKDAIDEIVMVGGSTRIPAIVALTKRILDKDPNQTVNPDEVVAVGAAIQAGVLAGEVKDILLLDVTPLSLGVETLGGVMTKIIPRNTTIPTKKSETFSTAVDGQTNVEIHVLQGEREFGKDNKSLGTFRLDGIPPAPRGVPQIEVTFDIDANGILNVTAKDKGTGKEQSISITGASTLPDDEVDRMVKEAESNAAADKERREAIDRKNQADSLVYQAEKQLTELGDKVSADDKTKAEGLIKDLKEAVASENDEKIKTLLPELQQTLYTIGSNIYQQSAGADPTGGTPGGDAPTDSAAGSSDGGDDVIDAEFSETK; encoded by the coding sequence ATGGCAAAAGTTGTTGGTATTGACTTAGGAACTACTAACTCTTGTGTAGCAGTGATGGAAGGGGGAAAACCCACAGTTATCGCTAACGCGGAAGGTTTTAGAACTACTCCCTCAGTTGTCGCTTACGCTAAAAATGGTGATCTTTTAGTAGGTCAGATTGCTAAACGCCAGGCTGTAATGAACACTGGCAATACTTTTTATTCTGTAAAACGCTTTATTGGACGCAAGTACGATGAGGTTACCAATGAAACCAAGGAAGTAGCCTATAAAGTACTTAGAGATAATAATGCCAATGTTAAGGTAGACTGTCCTGCACAATCAAAGCAGTTTGCACCAGAAGAAATTTCTGCTCAAGTTTTACGTAAACTTATTGAAGATGCTAGTAAATATCTTGGGGAAAAGGTAACTCAAGCTGTTATTACCGTTCCTGCGTATTTTAATGATTCCCAACGTCAGGCGACTAAAGATGCTGGAAAAATTGCTGGGGTTGAAGTTTTACGGATTATCAACGAACCAACAGCAGCTTCTCTGGCTTATGGGTTAGATAAGAAAAGTAATGAAACTATCCTAGTATTTGACTTAGGTGGCGGTACATTCGACGTTTCTGTACTAGAAGTAGGAGACGGTGTATTTGAAGTATTAGCTACTGCTGGTGATACCCACTTAGGTGGTGATGACTTTGATAAAAAAATCGTTGACTTTTTGGCAGAAGAATTTCAAAGAAATGAAGGTATTGACCTGCGTAAAGATAATCAGGCTTTACAACGTCTAACTGAAGCTGCTGAGAAAGCAAAAATTGAACTTTCCAGTGCTACTCAGACTGATATTAACCTGCCTTTTATTACTGCTACCCAGGATGGGCCAAAACATTTAGATATTTCTTTAACTAGAGCTAAATTTGAAGAACTTTGTTCCGATCTAATTGATCGCTGCCGTATTCCAGTAGAACAAGCTTTAAAGGATTCTAAATTATCCAAAGATGCGATCGATGAAATAGTAATGGTGGGTGGTTCAACCCGTATTCCAGCGATCGTAGCGTTAACTAAAAGAATCTTAGACAAAGATCCTAACCAAACTGTTAACCCTGATGAGGTTGTAGCAGTCGGTGCAGCAATTCAAGCAGGGGTCTTGGCTGGAGAAGTAAAAGATATCTTGCTCTTAGACGTTACTCCTCTATCTCTAGGTGTAGAAACCTTGGGTGGTGTAATGACTAAAATTATTCCTCGTAATACTACTATTCCTACTAAGAAATCTGAAACTTTTTCTACCGCAGTTGATGGTCAAACCAATGTAGAAATTCATGTTCTACAAGGGGAAAGAGAATTTGGTAAAGATAATAAGAGTTTGGGAACATTCCGTCTAGATGGTATTCCTCCAGCACCTCGTGGCGTACCTCAAATTGAAGTTACCTTCGACATTGATGCTAATGGTATCCTCAATGTTACTGCTAAAGATAAAGGTACTGGTAAGGAGCAATCTATCAGTATTACAGGTGCATCAACTCTTCCTGATGATGAAGTAGACCGCATGGTAAAAGAGGCAGAAAGTAATGCTGCTGCTGATAAAGAACGTCGTGAAGCAATTGATCGCAAAAACCAAGCTGATTCTTTAGTCTATCAAGCAGAAAAGCAGTTGACTGAATTAGGTGATAAAGTTTCTGCTGATGATAAAACTAAAGCAGAAGGTCTAATTAAGGATCTTAAAGAGGCTGTGGCTTCAGAGAATGATGAGAAAATTAAAACTCTTCTACCTGAATTACAACAAACTCTTTACACTATTGGTAGCAATATCTATCAACAAAGTGCAGGTGCAGATCCTACAGGTGGTACACCAGGTGGCGACGCTCCTACAGACAGTGCTGCTGGTAGTAGTGATGGTGGCGATGATGTCATCGATGCGGAATTTTCTGAAACTAAATAG
- the gpsA gene encoding NAD+ dependent glycerol-3-phosphate dehydrogenase, which produces MNIPANIVAILGTGVWGSALGKIAASNDYEVRFWSHRGSTPLESVVEEAVIVLSAVAMKGVTPTIQKLRSLNLPTEKVIVTATKGLDSQTTRTPSQIWQSAFPSNPVVVLSGPNLSKEIAKGLPAATVVASSNLAAAEMVQEIFASDTFRVYVNQDPIGTELGGTLKNVIAIASGVCDGMKLGTNAKAALLTRALPEMIRIGTHLGASGETFFGLSGLGDLIATCDSPLSRNYQVGYGLAQGKTLDQILTELEGTAEGVNTANVLIRIADLEKIAVPIARQVSRLLSGKITPEQAIQALMERELKPEFCDLDL; this is translated from the coding sequence GTGAATATTCCAGCTAATATTGTCGCTATTTTAGGAACAGGAGTATGGGGTTCTGCTTTGGGCAAAATCGCAGCTAGTAATGATTATGAGGTACGTTTTTGGTCGCATCGTGGTAGTACTCCCTTAGAATCAGTAGTTGAGGAGGCGGTAATTGTTCTTTCCGCAGTAGCTATGAAAGGAGTAACCCCAACAATTCAAAAATTGCGATCGCTAAATTTGCCAACTGAGAAAGTTATCGTCACTGCTACCAAGGGATTAGATTCTCAAACGACTAGAACACCTTCTCAAATTTGGCAGTCAGCTTTCCCAAGTAATCCAGTAGTAGTATTATCGGGGCCGAATCTATCGAAGGAAATAGCTAAAGGTTTGCCCGCAGCCACTGTAGTAGCTAGTAGTAATTTAGCTGCTGCGGAAATGGTACAGGAAATTTTTGCCTCAGATACTTTTAGGGTATACGTAAATCAAGATCCTATTGGTACAGAATTAGGAGGAACATTAAAAAATGTCATAGCAATAGCATCTGGCGTATGTGATGGAATGAAGTTAGGGACTAATGCCAAAGCTGCATTATTAACCCGCGCCCTACCAGAAATGATTCGCATTGGAACACATTTAGGTGCATCTGGCGAGACTTTTTTTGGCTTATCTGGTTTGGGAGATTTAATTGCTACTTGTGATAGTCCTTTATCTCGCAACTATCAAGTAGGTTATGGACTCGCTCAAGGTAAAACTTTGGATCAAATTTTAACAGAGTTAGAAGGTACGGCAGAAGGAGTCAACACTGCCAATGTCTTAATTAGAATTGCTGATCTAGAAAAGATAGCAGTTCCTATTGCTCGGCAAGTATCGCGACTTTTAAGTGGTAAAATCACACCAGAACAAGCAATCCAAGCCTTAATGGAACGGGAATTAAAACCAGAATTCTGCGACTTAGATTTGTGA